The Oscillospiraceae bacterium genome has a segment encoding these proteins:
- the erm(B) gene encoding 23S rRNA (adenine(2058)-N(6))-methyltransferase Erm(B), which yields MNKNIKYSQNFLTSEKVLNQIIKQLNLKETDTVYEIGTGKGHLTTKLAKISKQVTSIELDSHLFNLSSEKLKLNTRVTLIHQDILQFQFPNKQRYKIVGSIPYHLSTQIIKKVVFESHASDIYLIVEEGFYKRTLDIHRTLGLLLHTQVSIQQLLKLPAECFHPKPKVNSVLIKLTRHTTDVPDKYWKLYTYFVSKWVNREYRQLFTKNQFHQAMKHAKVNNLSTVTYEQVLSIFNSYLLFNGRK from the coding sequence ATGAACAAAAATATAAAATATTCTCAAAACTTTTTAACGAGTGAAAAAGTACTCAACCAAATAATAAAACAATTGAATTTAAAAGAAACCGATACCGTTTACGAAATTGGAACAGGTAAAGGGCATTTAACGACGAAACTGGCTAAAATAAGTAAACAGGTAACGTCTATTGAATTAGACAGTCATCTATTCAACTTATCGTCAGAAAAATTAAAACTGAATACTCGTGTCACTTTAATTCACCAAGATATTCTACAGTTTCAATTCCCTAACAAACAGAGGTATAAAATTGTTGGGAGTATTCCTTACCATTTAAGCACACAAATTATTAAAAAAGTGGTTTTTGAAAGCCATGCGTCTGACATCTATCTGATTGTTGAAGAAGGATTCTACAAGCGTACCTTGGATATTCACCGAACACTAGGGTTGCTCTTGCACACTCAAGTCTCGATTCAGCAATTGCTTAAGCTGCCAGCGGAATGCTTTCATCCTAAACCAAAAGTAAACAGTGTCTTAATAAAACTTACCCGCCATACCACAGATGTTCCAGATAAATATTGGAAGCTATATACGTACTTTGTTTCAAAATGGGTCAATCGAGAATATCGTCAACTGTTTACTAAAAATCAGTTTCATCAAGCAATGAAACACGCCAAAGTAAACAATTTAAGTACCGTTACTTATGAGCAAGTATTGTCTATTTTTAATAGTTATCTATTATTTAACGGGAGGAAATAA
- a CDS encoding MFS transporter, which translates to MKERIKGAFTKRKILHFLKMALFVVALSLILLSLLGTVAHATGLVDDTINAENLYSKYPLSNYQLDFYVDNSWSWLPWNWLDGIGKSVQYGLYCITNFVWTISLYLSNATGYVVQEAYKLDFINDMADSIGQSIQTLAGVTENGFSSTGFYVGFLLLIILIVGLYVAYTGLIKRETSKALHAVINFVVVFVLSASFIAYAPDYIKKINEFSSDISTASLDLGTKIMLPNSDSEGKDSVDLIRDSLFSIQVEQPWLLLQFGNSNAEEIGTDRVEALVSVSPEDEDGKTREEVVKTEIEDNDNNNLTIPQVVNRLGMVFFLLFFNLGITIFVFLLTGMMLFSQILFIIFAMFLPISFLLSMIPSYESMAKQAIVRVFNTIMTRAGITLIVTVAFSISSMFYNISTDYPFFMVAFLQIVCFAGIYMKLGDLMSMFSLNAGDSQNMGRRIFRRPYLFMRHRARRMEHRIARAVSAGGISGGVAGAVAGSAVAGKRAERKNTASKENRGNTTSSMGQRAGSKVGAVLDTKNKVKDKANAVKENIKDMPTQTAYAVYSAKEKAKSSVSDFKRGMVQEQQSRQTGRLEKQEQHRQNIADKRMELQKAQEARQRKTDGSATTGATRPHERPATASTIPKPSAEKMQEVKRPATATTSKASEPVKTNVVKERPLSSGASDKKATQPAQPVHRQNVEKVVSQETRQNYKAERTTKKQTFEQSKRTTEHTEKNRNLVTKKGQKKK; encoded by the coding sequence ATGAAAGAAAGGATAAAAGGTGCGTTCACAAAAAGGAAGATACTTCACTTTCTCAAAATGGCTCTGTTTGTCGTGGCACTCTCCCTTATCCTGCTCTCACTTCTGGGGACGGTGGCTCATGCGACGGGGCTTGTGGACGATACCATAAACGCAGAAAATCTTTACTCAAAATATCCGCTGTCGAATTACCAGCTTGATTTTTATGTGGATAATAGCTGGTCGTGGTTGCCATGGAACTGGCTGGACGGTATCGGAAAATCGGTGCAGTACGGACTTTACTGCATTACCAATTTTGTCTGGACGATAAGCCTTTATTTAAGCAATGCTACGGGCTATGTGGTGCAGGAAGCATACAAACTTGATTTTATTAACGATATGGCAGACAGTATCGGACAAAGCATACAGACCCTTGCAGGCGTTACCGAGAACGGCTTTTCTTCTACGGGCTTCTATGTCGGTTTCCTGCTTCTCATTATCTTAATAGTGGGACTTTATGTTGCCTATACGGGACTTATCAAACGCGAAACCAGCAAGGCACTTCACGCTGTTATTAACTTTGTGGTGGTGTTCGTGTTGTCCGCTTCCTTTATTGCCTACGCTCCCGATTACATCAAGAAGATAAATGAATTTTCATCAGACATCAGTACCGCTTCTTTGGACTTGGGAACAAAAATCATGCTCCCCAACTCTGACAGCGAGGGCAAGGACAGCGTGGACTTGATACGGGACAGCTTGTTTTCCATTCAAGTGGAACAGCCGTGGCTCTTGCTTCAATTTGGTAACAGCAACGCAGAGGAAATCGGGACAGACCGTGTAGAAGCTCTGGTATCAGTAAGTCCAGAGGACGAGGACGGCAAGACCAGAGAGGAAGTCGTGAAAACAGAAATCGAGGACAATGACAACAACAATCTGACGATACCGCAGGTCGTAAACCGTTTAGGTATGGTGTTCTTCCTGCTATTCTTTAACTTAGGTATCACGATATTTGTATTCTTGCTTACGGGTATGATGTTGTTCAGCCAGATACTCTTTATTATCTTTGCAATGTTTTTACCTATCAGCTTTCTACTTTCCATGATACCGAGCTATGAAAGCATGGCAAAGCAGGCAATCGTGAGGGTATTTAATACCATAATGACACGGGCAGGAATAACGCTCATTGTAACGGTGGCGTTCAGCATTTCCAGTATGTTTTATAACATCTCCACAGACTACCCGTTCTTTATGGTGGCGTTCTTGCAGATAGTGTGTTTTGCTGGTATCTATATGAAACTGGGCGACTTAATGAGTATGTTCTCACTTAATGCTGGCGACAGTCAAAACATGGGACGAAGAATTTTCCGCAGACCGTATCTGTTTATGCGACATAGGGCTAGGCGTATGGAACACCGTATTGCAAGGGCGGTAAGTGCTGGCGGTATTTCGGGTGGTGTGGCTGGTGCGGTAGCTGGAAGTGCCGTTGCTGGCAAGAGAGCCGAAAGAAAAAATACGGCTTCTAAAGAAAATCGGGGCAATACCACTTCCAGCATGGGACAGCGTGCAGGCTCAAAGGTGGGTGCTGTCTTAGATACGAAAAATAAAGTGAAAGACAAGGCTAACGCTGTCAAAGAGAATATCAAGGATATGCCGACACAGACCGCTTATGCGGTGTATTCCGCAAAGGAAAAGGCAAAGTCCAGCGTATCAGACTTCAAGCGTGGCATGGTGCAGGAACAGCAGTCCAGACAGACGGGACGCTTGGAAAAGCAGGAACAGCATAGACAGAATATCGCTGACAAACGTATGGAGCTTCAAAAGGCACAAGAAGCAAGACAAAGAAAGACGGACGGATCAGCGACAACGGGAGCTACCCGTCCCCATGAGCGACCAGCCACAGCTTCAACCATTCCAAAGCCGAGTGCGGAAAAAATGCAGGAAGTGAAACGTCCTGCCACAGCGACCACTTCAAAAGCAAGTGAACCAGTCAAGACAAATGTTGTGAAAGAGCGTCCGTTATCTTCTGGTGCTTCTGATAAGAAAGCGACCCAGCCTGCACAGCCAGTACATAGGCAGAATGTAGAAAAAGTAGTATCGCAGGAAACACGCCAGAATTACAAAGCAGAGCGTACTACAAAGAAACAGACCTTTGAACAATCAAAGCGTACAACGGAACATACCGAAAAGAACCGTAACCTTGTAACGAAGAAAGGACAGAAGAAAAAATGA
- a CDS encoding helix-turn-helix domain-containing protein produces the protein MNNTRPSFYLISSAVDGNVNAIEKILALYDPYISKCCLRPFYDKYGNVCIVVDMELKGRIREALIKMILDFDIPLETEE, from the coding sequence ATGAATAACACACGCCCGTCATTTTACCTTATTTCGTCGGCTGTGGACGGCAACGTAAATGCGATTGAAAAGATACTGGCGTTGTATGACCCGTACATATCAAAATGTTGTTTGCGTCCGTTCTACGACAAATATGGTAATGTCTGCATAGTCGTAGACATGGAATTAAAAGGACGTATCAGAGAAGCACTTATCAAAATGATTTTGGACTTTGATATTCCTTTAGAAACCGAAGAATAA
- a CDS encoding bifunctional lysozyme/C40 family peptidase produces MKLKHIALIGSLFPILFSIVLFFGVLISADSDDENSNFSSGITGMNLSAEVLKHQPMVEKYARENGISEYVNVLLAIIQVESGGTAEDVMQSSESLGLPPNSLDTESSIKQGCKYFASLLSSCKNQGIDDLNVAIQSYNYGGGYVGYVAGKGKKHTFNLAESFAREKSGGKKVTYTNPIAVAKNGGWRYQYGNQFYVELVNQYLTVPQVSGELAQKVMNEALKYQGWKYVYGGSNPNTSFDCSGLTQWCYGKAGISLPRTAQAQYDATQHLPLSQAKAGDLVFFHSTYNAGSYVTHVGILVSPTQMYHAGDPIGYADLSSSYWQQHLIGAGRVKQ; encoded by the coding sequence ATGAAACTGAAACATATCGCTCTTATTGGCAGTCTGTTTCCTATCCTCTTTTCCATAGTCCTTTTCTTTGGTGTCCTCATTAGTGCGGACAGCGACGACGAGAACAGCAACTTTTCTTCTGGCATTACGGGTATGAATTTATCCGCAGAAGTCTTGAAACATCAGCCTATGGTGGAAAAATACGCCAGAGAAAACGGTATCTCCGAGTATGTCAACGTGCTACTGGCTATCATTCAAGTAGAAAGTGGCGGTACGGCAGAAGATGTTATGCAGAGTTCAGAAAGTCTTGGTTTACCGCCCAACTCTTTAGATACGGAAAGCTCAATCAAGCAGGGGTGTAAGTATTTTGCGTCCCTGCTTTCTTCCTGTAAAAATCAAGGTATCGACGATTTGAATGTAGCGATACAGTCCTATAACTATGGCGGTGGTTATGTGGGATATGTGGCAGGAAAAGGAAAGAAACACACCTTTAACCTTGCAGAGAGCTTCGCCCGTGAGAAATCGGGTGGAAAGAAAGTAACCTACACCAACCCGATAGCCGTTGCGAAGAACGGGGGTTGGCGGTATCAGTATGGCAATCAATTTTACGTCGAATTAGTCAATCAGTATTTAACTGTTCCGCAGGTATCGGGAGAGCTGGCACAAAAGGTCATGAATGAAGCGTTAAAATATCAAGGCTGGAAATATGTGTATGGCGGTAGCAATCCCAACACTTCTTTTGACTGTTCGGGACTGACGCAATGGTGCTATGGAAAAGCTGGTATCTCCTTACCGAGAACCGCACAAGCACAGTATGACGCAACCCAACATCTTCCACTTTCGCAGGCAAAGGCTGGGGACTTGGTATTTTTCCATTCTACCTATAACGCTGGAAGTTATGTAACACACGTCGGTATTCTTGTTTCGCCGACACAGATGTACCACGCAGGCGACCCGATAGGATATGCAGACCTAAGTAGTAGTTACTGGCAACAGCACTTAATCGGTGCAGGACGAGTAAAACAATAG
- a CDS encoding conjugal transfer protein encodes MFRKNKKQTETIKEPKEKKVRTFKVGTHKKSVIALWVVLIASVSFGAYKNFTAIDQHTTHEKEIIELRLQDTNGIENFVKNFAKPYYTWSNSKEAIEARTQAISGYLTKELQDLNVDTIRTDIPTSSTVTDVIVWSIEQSGTDTFSATYEVDQQIKEGEQTSNVKATYTVKVHVDADGDMVIVQNPTLAPAIEKSDYEPKTPEANASVDADTVNDATAFLETFFKLYPTATEKELAYYVSGNVLEPIGRDYIYAELVNPIFTKDGDNVKVKVAVKFLDNQTKATQISQYELVLHKDSNWKIVG; translated from the coding sequence ATGTTTAGAAAGAATAAGAAACAGACAGAAACTATCAAAGAACCCAAAGAAAAAAAGGTGCGTACTTTCAAGGTAGGCACACATAAAAAATCCGTGATTGCATTGTGGGTGGTGCTTATCGCAAGCGTGAGCTTTGGGGCGTATAAGAATTTTACGGCTATCGACCAGCACACGACCCATGAAAAAGAAATCATAGAGCTTCGCTTGCAGGACACCAACGGGATAGAAAATTTTGTGAAGAACTTTGCAAAGCCCTACTACACATGGAGTAACAGCAAAGAAGCGATTGAAGCAAGGACGCAGGCAATCAGCGGTTATCTGACAAAGGAATTGCAGGACTTGAATGTGGATACCATTAGAACCGATATACCGACCAGCTCCACAGTTACAGATGTGATTGTATGGAGTATTGAACAGTCGGGAACGGACACTTTTTCTGCTACCTACGAAGTGGATCAGCAGATAAAAGAGGGAGAACAGACAAGCAATGTGAAAGCAACCTATACCGTAAAAGTCCATGTAGACGCTGACGGGGATATGGTAATCGTTCAGAACCCTACCCTTGCACCAGCAATCGAGAAATCAGATTATGAGCCTAAGACACCAGAAGCAAATGCAAGTGTAGACGCTGATACCGTCAATGACGCTACTGCATTTCTTGAAACATTCTTTAAGCTGTACCCGACAGCCACAGAAAAAGAGCTTGCCTACTATGTATCGGGAAATGTGCTTGAGCCTATCGGCAGGGACTACATTTATGCTGAACTGGTAAACCCTATCTTTACAAAGGACGGGGACAATGTGAAAGTCAAAGTTGCTGTGAAATTCCTTGATAATCAGACAAAGGCTACACAAATATCGCAGTATGAACTTGTGCTACATAAGGATAGCAACTGGAAGATTGTAGGATAA
- a CDS encoding site-specific integrase, which produces MSNVKRKDGKNRNLRNGESQRKDGRYVYKYTDIYGKPQFVYSWKLVPTDKTPAGKRDDISLREKEAQIKKDLNDGIDTVGGKMTVCQLYDKKNSQRKNIKRATEKGRQYLMNALKNDPLGMRAIDTVKQSDAKEWAIRMSEKGYAYKTIDNYKRSLKASFYMAIQDDCIRKNPFEFKLSDVLEDDTEQKVILTPEQEERLLAFMEKDKIYSKYYDEVVLLLETGLRISEFCGLTTHIDMQNRILNIDHQLLKDSEIGYYIETPKTKNGKRELPLTERAYQAIQRILKSRGKAQPLIVGGYSNFLFLNREGLPKVAGNYEGMVRGLIKKYNKYHTDKLPNITPHSFRHTYCTNMANRGMNPNTLQYLMGHANITMTLGYYAHGTFQSAKAELERLAC; this is translated from the coding sequence ATGTCTAATGTAAAACGAAAAGACGGTAAAAATCGCAATTTGCGTAATGGAGAGAGCCAGCGAAAAGACGGAAGATACGTTTATAAATATACCGATATATACGGAAAGCCACAATTTGTCTATTCTTGGAAACTTGTACCGACAGACAAGACACCTGCTGGAAAGCGTGATGATATATCGTTGAGGGAAAAAGAAGCACAGATAAAAAAAGACCTTAACGACGGTATCGACACAGTCGGCGGTAAAATGACAGTCTGCCAGCTCTACGACAAGAAGAACAGCCAAAGAAAGAACATCAAAAGGGCTACTGAAAAAGGACGACAGTATCTTATGAACGCTCTGAAAAACGACCCGTTGGGTATGAGGGCGATTGATACTGTGAAGCAATCGGACGCTAAAGAATGGGCTATCAGAATGAGTGAAAAAGGATATGCCTATAAAACGATTGATAACTATAAGCGTTCCTTGAAAGCGTCATTTTACATGGCGATACAAGACGACTGTATCAGAAAGAACCCGTTTGAATTTAAGCTAAGTGATGTTCTGGAAGATGATACGGAGCAGAAAGTTATCCTTACACCAGAGCAGGAAGAACGCCTGCTTGCCTTTATGGAAAAGGACAAGATTTACAGCAAGTATTATGATGAGGTTGTGCTTCTGCTGGAAACGGGACTTCGTATTTCTGAATTTTGCGGACTGACGACGCATATTGATATGCAGAACAGAATACTCAATATAGACCACCAGCTATTGAAAGATAGCGAAATAGGCTACTATATTGAAACACCAAAGACCAAAAACGGAAAACGGGAACTTCCATTGACAGAACGGGCTTATCAAGCAATCCAAAGAATACTAAAGAGCAGAGGAAAAGCACAACCGCTGATTGTAGGTGGTTACAGCAATTTCCTATTCTTAAACCGTGAGGGCTTGCCTAAAGTTGCAGGAAACTATGAGGGTATGGTGCGAGGATTGATTAAGAAATATAACAAGTATCACACGGATAAGTTACCGAACATCACACCACATTCATTCAGGCATACTTATTGTACGAATATGGCAAATAGAGGAATGAACCCAAACACCCTGCAATATCTCATGGGACACGCTAACATAACCATGACACTTGGCTATTACGCACACGGTACATTTCAATCTGCAAAAGCGGAACTGGAAAGACTGGCTTGTTAA
- a CDS encoding helix-turn-helix transcriptional regulator produces the protein MKNRLEELRKQRGIKQEDLATALEVSRQTIGSLENGRYNPSIILAFKIARYFQMSIEEIFIYEEESK, from the coding sequence GTGAAAAATCGTTTAGAAGAATTACGAAAACAAAGAGGTATTAAACAAGAAGATTTAGCGACTGCTCTTGAAGTATCTCGTCAAACAATAGGCTCTTTAGAAAATGGACGCTACAATCCCTCTATTATCTTAGCTTTTAAAATTGCAAGGTACTTTCAAATGAGTATTGAAGAAATATTTATTTATGAGGAGGAAAGCAAATGA
- a CDS encoding 23S rRNA methyltransferase attenuation leader peptide, which produces MLVFQMRNVDKTSTILKQTKNSDYADK; this is translated from the coding sequence ATGTTGGTATTCCAAATGCGTAATGTAGATAAAACATCTACTATTTTGAAACAGACTAAAAACAGTGATTACGCAGATAAATAA
- a CDS encoding excisionase, which yields MNNTDVPIWEKYTLTIEEASKYFRIGEKKLRKLAEENIDAGWVIVNGNRIQIKRKQFEKIIDTLDEI from the coding sequence ATGAACAATACTGATGTGCCTATCTGGGAAAAATATACGCTGACGATTGAAGAAGCGTCCAAATACTTCCGCATTGGCGAAAAGAAATTGCGTAAATTAGCCGAAGAAAATATTGACGCTGGCTGGGTTATCGTGAACGGTAACCGTATTCAGATTAAGCGAAAACAATTTGAAAAAATCATAGATACATTGGACGAAATCTAA
- a CDS encoding ATP-binding protein, whose translation MFPIKYIDNNLVWNKDNEVFAYYELIPYNYSFLSAEQKFIVHDSFRQLIAQSREGKIHALQIATESSIRSMQEQSKKLVTGKLKEVACQKIDEQTEALVSMIGDNQVDYRFFLGFKLMVTEEQLNLKNIKKSAWLTFKEFLHEVNHTLMNDFVSMPNDEINRYMKMEKLLENKISRRFKVRRLEIHDFGYLMEHLYGRDGIAYEDYEYQLPKKKLQKETLIKYYDLIRPTRCVIEESQRYLRLEHEDRESYVSYFTVNAIVGELDFPSSEIFYFQQQQFTFPVDTSMNVEIVENRKALTTVRNKKKELKDLDNHAYQAGSETSSNVVDALDSVDELETDLDQTKESMYKLSYVVRVSADDLDELKRRCDEVKDFYDDLNVKLVRPAGDMLGLHSEFLPASKRYINDYVQYVKSDFLAGLGFGATQQLGETTGIYMGYSVDTGRNVYLQPSLASQGVKGTVTNALASAFVGSLGGGKSFCNNLLVYYAVLFGGQAVILDPKAERGNWKETLPEIAHEINIVNLTSDKDNAGLLDPFVIMKNVKDAESLAIDILTFLTGISSRDGEKFPVLRKAVRSVTQSDSRGLLHVIDELRREDTPISRNIAEHIDSFTDYDFAHLLFSDGTVENAISLDNQLNIIQVADLVLPDKDTTFEEYTTIELLSVSMLIVISTFALDFIHSDRSIFKIVDLDEAWAFLNVAQGETLSNKLVRAGRAMQAGVYFVTQSSGDVSKESLKNNIGLKFAFRSTDINEIKQTLEFFGIDKDDENNQKRLRDLENGQCLLQDLYGRVGVVQIHPVFEELLHAFDTRPPVQRNEVE comes from the coding sequence ATGTTCCCGATAAAATATATTGACAATAACCTTGTCTGGAATAAGGACAATGAGGTGTTTGCTTATTATGAGCTGATACCATACAACTATTCTTTCCTATCCGCAGAGCAGAAATTTATCGTGCATGACAGTTTCCGACAGCTTATCGCACAGTCCCGTGAGGGAAAAATTCATGCGTTGCAGATTGCAACGGAAAGCTCAATACGAAGTATGCAGGAGCAGTCAAAGAAGCTGGTTACGGGGAAATTAAAGGAAGTTGCCTGCCAGAAGATAGACGAACAGACCGAAGCGTTAGTATCAATGATTGGGGACAATCAAGTGGACTACCGCTTTTTTCTTGGCTTTAAGCTCATGGTTACGGAAGAACAGCTCAATCTGAAGAACATCAAAAAATCGGCGTGGCTGACATTCAAGGAATTTCTCCATGAAGTGAACCACACGCTGATGAATGACTTTGTTTCCATGCCGAATGATGAAATCAACCGTTATATGAAAATGGAAAAGTTGCTGGAAAATAAAATCTCCCGTCGCTTTAAGGTGCGTCGCTTGGAAATCCATGATTTTGGGTATCTCATGGAACATCTTTACGGCAGGGACGGTATCGCCTATGAAGATTATGAGTACCAGCTACCAAAGAAGAAATTACAGAAAGAAACGCTGATAAAATACTACGACCTTATCCGTCCGACAAGGTGTGTGATTGAGGAAAGCCAGCGGTATTTGCGATTGGAACATGAGGACAGGGAAAGCTATGTGTCCTACTTTACCGTCAATGCGATTGTTGGCGAGCTTGATTTTCCGTCGTCTGAAATCTTCTATTTCCAGCAACAGCAATTCACATTCCCCGTTGATACTTCTATGAATGTAGAAATCGTGGAGAACCGTAAAGCATTAACAACCGTCCGCAACAAGAAAAAGGAATTGAAAGACCTTGACAATCACGCTTATCAAGCAGGAAGTGAAACAAGCTCAAATGTGGTGGACGCATTAGACAGCGTGGATGAGCTGGAAACGGACTTAGACCAGACAAAAGAAAGTATGTATAAGCTCTCTTATGTAGTGCGTGTATCGGCTGATGATTTGGACGAATTAAAACGCCGTTGTGATGAAGTCAAAGATTTTTACGACGACCTCAATGTAAAGCTGGTGCGTCCTGCTGGGGATATGCTGGGGCTTCATTCTGAATTTCTTCCTGCCAGCAAGCGATATATCAATGACTACGTGCAGTATGTAAAATCAGATTTCTTGGCAGGTCTTGGTTTTGGTGCGACCCAGCAGTTAGGGGAAACTACGGGTATCTATATGGGCTATTCCGTTGATACGGGAAGAAATGTGTACCTGCAACCGTCGTTAGCTTCGCAGGGTGTAAAAGGTACAGTAACAAACGCTCTTGCTTCTGCTTTTGTCGGTTCGCTTGGCGGTGGAAAGTCATTCTGCAACAATCTTCTGGTATATTATGCGGTGCTGTTTGGCGGTCAAGCAGTCATTTTAGACCCCAAAGCTGAGAGGGGCAACTGGAAAGAAACGCTCCCAGAAATCGCCCATGAAATCAATATCGTAAACCTTACCAGCGACAAGGACAATGCAGGACTTCTTGACCCGTTCGTGATTATGAAGAATGTAAAAGACGCTGAAAGTCTGGCAATCGACATCTTAACATTCCTTACGGGTATTTCCTCTAGGGACGGCGAAAAATTCCCTGTACTTCGTAAGGCGGTACGCTCCGTTACCCAGAGCGACAGTCGGGGCTTGCTCCATGTGATAGACGAGCTACGCCGTGAAGATACACCCATATCAAGAAATATCGCAGAACATATCGACAGCTTCACGGACTACGACTTTGCACACCTGCTGTTTTCAGACGGTACGGTGGAAAATGCAATCAGTCTGGATAACCAACTCAATATCATTCAAGTAGCGGACTTAGTATTACCAGATAAGGATACAACATTTGAGGAATACACGACCATTGAATTATTGTCGGTGTCTATGCTGATTGTGATTAGTACCTTTGCCCTTGATTTTATCCATTCAGACAGAAGCATTTTTAAGATTGTAGACCTTGACGAAGCGTGGGCGTTCTTAAATGTGGCACAAGGCGAAACTTTATCAAATAAGCTGGTGCGTGCTGGACGAGCTATGCAGGCAGGCGTCTATTTTGTTACACAATCTTCTGGCGACGTGTCAAAGGAAAGTCTGAAAAACAATATCGGCTTGAAGTTTGCCTTTCGTTCTACTGACATCAACGAGATAAAGCAGACCTTAGAATTTTTCGGTATCGACAAGGACGACGAGAACAACCAGAAACGCTTGCGTGATTTGGAGAACGGACAATGCTTATTGCAGGACTTATACGGGCGTGTCGGTGTGGTGCAGATACACCCAGTCTTTGAAGAACTGCTACACGCCTTTGATACCAGACCGCCCGTACAGAGAAATGAGGTGGAGTGA
- a CDS encoding conjugal transfer protein, with amino-acid sequence MKKIKSYTGIWNVEKVLYAINDFNLPFPVTFTQITWFVITEFLIILFGDIPPLSMIEGAFLKYFGIPVALTWFMSQKTFDGKKPYSFLKSQITYALRPKITYAGKAVKLHKQILNETITAVRSVNYVPDKIY; translated from the coding sequence TTGAAAAAGATTAAATCTTATACGGGTATCTGGAACGTGGAAAAAGTCTTGTATGCAATCAATGACTTTAACTTACCCTTTCCCGTTACCTTTACACAGATTACATGGTTTGTGATTACGGAATTTCTCATTATTCTGTTTGGGGATATTCCCCCACTTTCCATGATTGAGGGAGCATTTCTCAAATACTTTGGTATTCCCGTTGCTCTCACATGGTTTATGTCGCAGAAAACCTTTGACGGAAAGAAGCCGTACAGCTTTTTGAAATCACAGATAACCTATGCCCTGCGACCGAAAATCACTTATGCAGGAAAAGCCGTAAAACTGCATAAGCAGATACTCAATGAAACAATCACGGCAGTAAGGAGTGTGAACTATGTTCCCGATAAAATATATTGA
- a CDS encoding sigma-70 family RNA polymerase sigma factor: protein MKPSDFQKTIQCQFDCKLKRVVKGIVRNYRKELKRRRNKEISYCELPEIVVEKLAVWDEYESDYTAFDVCGIEVRVLDDDLAEAIKYLSEKDREILLMYFFLGMSDTEIGDRLKINRSTSFRSRKNSLEEIKKKLKENMNDE from the coding sequence ATGAAACCGTCGGACTTCCAAAAGACAATACAATGTCAATTTGACTGCAAGCTCAAACGTGTAGTGAAAGGCATTGTCCGTAATTATCGCAAAGAATTAAAGCGACGAAGAAATAAGGAAATTTCCTATTGTGAACTTCCAGAAATCGTCGTAGAAAAGCTGGCAGTCTGGGACGAATACGAAAGCGATTATACCGCCTTTGATGTATGTGGTATTGAGGTTCGTGTCCTTGATGATGATTTAGCAGAAGCGATTAAGTATCTGTCTGAAAAAGACAGAGAAATCTTGTTGATGTATTTCTTCTTAGGCATGAGCGATACAGAAATCGGCGACAGATTAAAGATTAACCGTTCAACGTCGTTCCGCAGTAGGAAGAACTCACTTGAAGAAATCAAGAAAAAATTAAAGGAGAACATGAATGATGAATAA